One segment of Triticum aestivum cultivar Chinese Spring chromosome 2A, IWGSC CS RefSeq v2.1, whole genome shotgun sequence DNA contains the following:
- the LOC123188263 gene encoding organic cation/carnitine transporter 2 gives MSDTAAAPLLTSHKTRPVKAPSIDDTIETYMGATGALQLLKAVLLAFAWAFDAQQVFISVFTDAEPQWHCTGADASCSAAVASPCALPPGAWAWDRPAVTSVVSEWSLKCAGPALVSLPASSFFAGCLAGGFLLTTLADSLLGRRKMLLVSIVSMSVAGVLTAFSPNVWVYAALRFMSGFGRSMVGTCTLVLSTELVGKRWRDTVCVAGFFCFTLGFLSLPALAYTFREESWRNMYLWTSVPSLCYSILFYFLVQESPRWLLVRGRKQDAIETLQQIASLNGNSITSSFSMLHACTMNNDTAEESGGDSVFATLHSMWERPWALRRLAAIMTASFGVGMVYYGMPLNVGNLGSNLYLSVTYNALAELPSSILSWLLMGRINRRSSVIALTGAAGVWSLACVIIPQGAARMAAELLSFFATCTAFNVIMMYSIELFPTSVRNSAVGLVRQALVLGGVAAPVLVALGRERSFLSFGVFGLVVGCFGMFAACLPETRGKGMSDTMDEEEHKEAAVAACTVDDADCNSDLV, from the coding sequence ATGTCTGACacggccgccgccccgctcctAACAAGCCACAAAACAAGGCCGGTCAAGGCGCCGTCGATCGATGACACCATCGAGACGTACATGGGCGCCACAGGCGCCCTGCAGCTCCTCAAGGCCGTCCTGCTGGCCTTCGCGTGGGCCTTCGACGCGCAGCAGGTGTTCATCTCGGTCTTCACCGACGCCGAGCCGCAGTGGCACTGCACCGGCGCCGACGCGTCCTGCTCGGCCGCCGTGGCCTCGCCGTGCGCGCTCCCGCCCGGCGCGTGGGCGTGGGACCGGCCCGCCGTGACGTCGGTGGTCTCGGAGTGGTCGCTCAAGTGCGCCGGCCCGGCGCTCGTCTCCCTCCCGGCGTCCTCGTTCTTCGCCGGCTGCCTCGCCGGCGGCTTCCTCCTCACGACGCTCGCCGACTCGCTCCTGGGCCGCAGGAAGATGCTGCTCGTGTCCATTGTGTCCATGTCCGTCGCTGGCGTGCTCACCGCGTTCTCGCCGAACGTGTGGGTGTACGCCGCCCTGCGTTTCATGTCCGGGTTCGGCAGGTCCATGGTTGGCACGTGCACGCTCGTCCTCTCCACGGAGCTCGTCGGCAAGAGGTGGCGCGACACGGTGTGCGTGGCGGGGTTCTTCTGCTTCACCCTCGGGTTCCTGTCGCTCCCGGCGCTCGCCTACACGTTCCGGGAGGAATCGTGGCGGAACATGTATCTGTGGACGTCCGTGCCATCCCTCTGCTACTCCATCCTATTCTACTTCCTCGTCCAGGAGTCACCGCGGTGGCTGCTGGTGCGCGGGCGCAAGCAGGACGCCATCGAGACGCTGCAGCAGATCGCTTCGCTCAACGGCAACAGCATCACGTCCAGCTTCTCCATGCTGCACGCCTGCACCATGAACAATGACACggcggaggagagcggcggcgaCAGCGTGTTCGCCACGCTGCACTCGATGTGGGAGCGCCCGTGGGCGCTCCGGAGGCTGGCGGCGATCATGACGGCCAGCTTCGGCGTCGGCATGGTCTACTACGGCATGCCGCTCAACGTCGGCAACCTGGGGTCCAACCTCTACCTGAGCGTCACGTACAACGCGCTGGCCGAGCTGCCGTCGTCCATCCTCTCGTGGCTCCTGATGGGCAGGATCAACCGCCGGAGCTCAGTGATCGCGCTCACCGGGGCGGCGGGGGTGTGGAGCCTCGCGTGCGTCATCATCCCGCAGGGCGCGGCGCGGATGGCCGCGGAGCTGCTCTCCTTCTTCGCGACGTGCACGGCGTTCAACGTCATCATGATGTACTCCATCGAGCTGTTCCCGACGTCGGTGCGCAACTCGGCGGTGGGGCTGGTAAGGCAGGCGCTGGTGCTGGGGGGCGTGGCGGCGCCCGTGCTCGTCGCGCTGGGCCGCGAGAGGAGCTTCTTGTCGTTCGGCGTGTTCGGGCTCGTCGTCGGCTGCTTCGGCATGTTCGCCGCCTGCCTGCCGGAGACGCGGGGGAAGGGCATGTCGGACACCATggacgaggaggagcacaaggaggcggcggtggccgcctGCACCGTCGACGATGCGGACTGTAACAGCGACCTCGTGTAA